From Zingiber officinale cultivar Zhangliang chromosome 5B, Zo_v1.1, whole genome shotgun sequence, the proteins below share one genomic window:
- the LOC121986877 gene encoding putative protein TPRXL, translating into MPYPLPRCTILSEDGSDSSPPPRRRRRTLGSTPSTAERTPTSSTDPSSPMESRRRTLALPTTTPTPTVSSSFPWDSTSSSPRSPPRSAATCASAAASSSAESTRTSSSSS; encoded by the coding sequence ATGCCCTATCCTCTTCCTCGGTGTACCATCCTCAGCGAGGACGGCTCCGATTCGTCGCCACCaccgcgaagaagaagaagaacccttgGCTCGACCCCTTCCACTGCGGAGAGGACCCCTACATCGAGTACGGATCCCTCTTCGCCGATGGAAAGCAGGAGGAGGACCCTCGCCCTCCCGACAACCACACCAACCCCTACGGTTTCCTCAAGTTTCCCATGGGATTCAACGTCGAGCTCGCCTCGCTCGCCTCCAAGGTCCGCGGCGACGTGCGCCTCTGCTGCTGCATCATCTTCGGCGGAGTCTACAAgaacctcctcttcttcctcgtgA